The nucleotide window CGGACTACAAAGTGCTGGCCAAAGAGTTCGGCCTGATCCAGTGATCGCCTCTGTCTAGCGGCTGCGGCCCCGGTTCTCGGGGTCGTGGCCCAGGAGTTCCGCATGCTCATACAACGCATTTTCGCTTCGGTGCTGTTGCTGGCCTGTGTCGGCCTGGCGCTGATGGCGTGGCCGTATCAAGCGGCTTTTTCCTACGAACCGGTCGGGCCTCGCGCCTTCCCCCTGCTGATGCTCGGCCTGATGGGCCTGGCTTTGCTGTACATGGTGTTTCGGCCGGCGCCGATCGTGCACAGCGATGACGACCCGAAACTGGACCGCGAAACCCTGACCAAAATCGGCCTCTGCGTGCTGCTGTTGCTGGTGTTCGCCGGGGCCTTCGAACCTCTTGGCTTCATCGTCGCCAGCATTCTGATCGGGGTCCCGATGGCACGCCTGTATGGCGGCCGCTGGCTGCCCAGCGCAGTGATCATCAGCCTGATGGCCATCGGTCTTTATCTGCTGTTCGACAAGTTGATGGACGTGCCACTGCCGTTGGGCGTGCTCGACGTTCTGGAGAACTGACATGGATACTCTTGGCTATTTGGGTCAGGGTTTCGGCGTTGCGCTGAGCCCGTACAACCTGGTGACCGCACTGTGCGGCACCTTGATCGGCACCGTCGTCGGGCTGCTGCCGGGGCTGGGTCCGATCAACGGCGTGGCGTTGCTGATTCCCATCGCATTCGCCCTCGGCCTGCCACCGGAGTCGGCGCTGATCCTGCTGGCGGCGGTGTACCTGGGTTGCGAATACGGTGGCCGGATCAGCTCGATCCTGCTGAACATTCCAGGCGAAGCCTCCACCGTCATGACCACCCTCGACGGTTACCCGATGGCCCGCAAGGGCCTGGCCGGTGTAGCGCTGTCGTTGTCGGCGTGGAGTTCGTTCATCGGCGCGTTCATCGCGACTTGCGGCATGGTGCTGTTCGCCCCGCTGCTGGCGAAATGGGCGATTGCCTTCGGCCCGGCGGAATATTTCGTGCTGATGGTGTTTGCGATTGTCTGTCTCGGCGGCATGGCCGGTGATCGACCGCTCAAGACTTTCATTGCGGCGCTGATCGGTCTGTTTCTGTCGAGCGTCGGCATCGACGCCAACAGCGGCGTGTACCGCTTCACCGGGGATAACATTCACCTGACGGACGGCATTCAGTTCGTCGTGCTGGTATTGGGCCTGTTCTCCATCAGCGAAATCCTCCTGCTGCTGGAAAAAACCCACCGAGGTCAGGAAGCGGTGAAAGCCACCGGGCGCATGATGTTCAACTTCAAGGAAGCCTCGGCGGTGTTTGTGGTGAACGTCCGTTGCGGTTTGCTGGGTTTCATCATGGGCGTGTTGCCGGGTGCCGGCGCGACGCTGGCCAGTGCTGTGGCCTACATGACCGAGAAACGTATCGCCGGCGCCAAGGGCACGTTCGGACAAGGCGACATGCGTGGCCTCGCGGCTCCGGAAACCGCCATCGGTGGCGCCGCCTGCGGTGCACTGGTACCGATGCTGACTCTTGGTGTTCCGGGTTCGGGTACCACGGCAGTGATGATCGGCGCGCTGTCGCTGTACAACATCACCCCCGGCCCGCTGTTGTTCCAACAGCAACCGGACATCGTCTGGGGCCTGATCGCGTCGTTGTTCGTCGCCAACGTGATGCTGGTGATCCTCAACATTCCGATGATCCGCATCTTTACCCGCATCCTCGCCGTGCCAAACTGGGCGCTGGTGCCGGTGATCGCGATCATCACCGGGATCGGTGTCTACGCGGTGCATGCCACCACGTTCGACCTGTTCCTGATGATCGGCATCGGTATCTTCGGCTACATCCTGCGCAAGCTCGACTTCCCGTTGTCGCCGGTACTGCTGGGTTTCATCCTTGGTGGTCTGATGGAGCAAAACCTGCGTCGTGCGCTGTCGATTTCCAACGGTGCGCTGGAAATTCTCTGGTCGAGCCCGATCACGTTCGGTTGCTGGGTGCTGACTGCAATCATGTTGCTGATGCCACTGCTGCGCATCTGGCGCAAACGTTCGGTCGCCCGGCGCGCTATTGCCGATGTCTGATCGAACACCTTTCAAAGCCTGGTGGGGAACACCGCTGGTCGGTCTGCTGGGCGGTTACCTCGCCAGCCAGATCGGCTGGCCGCTACCGTGGATGGTCGGCTCGTTGCTGGCGATCATCCTGGTGCGCTGTCTGACTCCCTGGCAATTGGCGGAAATCCCTGGCGGCCGCAAGTGCGGCCAGTGGATCGTCGGTATCGGCATCGGCCTGCACTTCACTCCGGTGGTGATGGAGCAGGTGCTGAGCCACTTCGGTCTGATCTTCTTCGGTGCGTTGGTCACCAGCCTGTCCGCGGTGGTCGGGGTCTGGTTGATGCGGCGTACTGGCGAAGATCGCGCCACGGCGTTCTTTTCCAGCATGCCCGGCGGCTCCGGGGAGATGGTCAACCTCGGCGCCCGCAACGGCGCGGTGCTCAGCCGTGTCGCGGCGGGACAAAGTCTGCGGGTGTTGGTGGTGGTGCTGTGTGTGCCGGCGGCGTTCAAGTATCTGTTGGGCGGCGGTGCGCTGGTCTTGCATCCATCGACCGTCAACGGGTGGTGGCTGGCCCTTCTGTTCCCGGCGGGCGCCCTGGCCGCCTGGATCTGGGAGCGCCTGCGTCAACCCAATCCGTGGTTGTTCGGGCCACTGCTGGTAAGTGCGGCGATGAGTATTGGTTGGGACCTGCACATTGGACTGCCCAACGGCGGCAGCCAGATCGGCCAGTGGCTGATCGGTAGCGGGTTGGGTTGTCACTTCAATCGGCAGTTCTTCCGGCGGGCACCGTCCTTCATGGGCCGCACCCTGATCGGCACGGCGTTGACCATGTTGATCGCCACATTGGCGGCGCTGGGGTTGAGCGCGCTGACCCATCTGGATCTGCGCTCGCTGACGCTGGGCATGATGCCCGGAGGGATTGCCGAGATGAGTTTGACGGCGGAGACCCTGCAATTGTCGGTGCCGCTGGTGACGGCGATGCAGGTGATGCGGTTGTTGTTTGTATTGTTTCTGGCGGAGCCGTTGTTTCGGTATTGGAACCGGGAGCCGGACTCACCCTGATAGACCGAGTCGCTTTCATCGCGGGCAAGCCCGTTCCCACAGGGGCCGCGCAGTCCTTGTGGGAGCGGGCTTGCCCGCGATAGGGCCCTCCCGGTCAACACATCAGACCGACGGCAACCGCCACTCGATCGGCGTCTCGCCATTCTGCTCCAGAAACTTGTTCGCCCGGCTGAAGTGCCCGCAACCGAGGAAGCCGCGATAGGCGGACAGCGGCGAGGGGTGAACCGAAGTCAGTACCAGGTGCTTGGTGGCATCGATGAGTTTCTGCTTGCTCTGGGCATGTGCGCCCCACAGCAGGAACACCAGATGGGGCTGGTGTTCGCTGACCACTTCGATAATCCGGTCGGTAAAGTACTGCCAGCCCTTGCCCGCATGGGCGTTGGCATTCGCGCGCTCCACGGTCATGGTGGTGTTGAGCATCAACACGCCCTGCTCTGCCCAGCTCTGCAGGTAGCCGTGGTTGGGGATGTCGATGTTCAGGTCGCGTTTCAACTCTTTATAGATGTTCACCAGCGACGGCGGAGCGGGCACGCCCGGTTGCACCGAGAAGCACAACCCATGGGCCTGGCCCGGGCCGTGATAAGGGTCCTGACCAAGAATGACGACCTTGACCTTGTCCAGCGGCGTGGAATTGAGTGCGTTGAAAATCAACGGCCCTGGCGGATAGATCTCCTTGCCCGCCGCGCGCTCCTGCTGCAGGAATGTGCGCAACTCTGCCATGTAAGGCTGGTCGAATTCGGCACGCAGGGCCTCCTTCCAGCTCGGTTCGAGTTTGATACGGTCGTCGGCAGTCATGGTTACATCCGGCAAAAACAATGGGGCGAACCCTAGGAAACCCTATCTCCCTTGTCAATTGATCTGACGCAGATACGGCACTTTCCTATAGAACGATCATACTGAACGCTCAAATTCCCGATCGAGGTCATGATGAATCTGCACTTCGAAGAACTCACCGGCACCGACGGCGCACGCATCGGCATCGCCAGCCTGGATGCCGAGAAGTCCCTCAACGCCCTCTCCTTGCCGATGATCAACGCCTTGCGCGATCAACTGGACGCCTGGGCCAAGGAACCACAGATCGTTTGCGTGCTGCTGCGCGGCAATGGCCCCAAGGCTTTTTGCGCCGGCGGTGAAGTGCGCAGTCTGGTGGAGGCGTGTCGCGCCCATCCCGGAGAAGTGCCGCCCCTGGCTGCACACTTCTTTGCGGCAGAATATCGCCTTGACTTCAACCTGCACACCTACCCGAAACCGTTGATCTGTTGGGGGCATGGTTATGTGCTCGGCGGTGGCATGGGGCTGCTGCAAGGGGCAAGCATTCGGATAGTCACACCGAGCAGCCGGTTGGCAATGCCGGAGATCGGCATCGGCTTGTACCCGGACGTCGGCGCCAGTTGGTTTCTGTCGCGATTGCCCGGCAAGCTCGGGTTGTTTCTCGGCCTGACCGGCGCCCAGATGAACGGTCGTGATGCGATCGATCTGGACCTGGCTGACCGTTTTTTGCGCGATGAACAACAGCAACAACTGATCGAAGGCTTGCTGCAATTGAACTGGCAGGAACAGACAGCCATGCAGCTCAACAGTCTGCTCAAGGCCTTGCAGCAGGAAGCGCTCGTAAAAATGCCCGAAGCGCAGTGGTTGCCACGACGCCAGCAGATCGACGAGCTGCTGGATGTCAGCGATGTCCGTTGCGCCTGGAAGGCCATCAGCCTGTTACGCGATCACCCCGACTTGCTGCTCAGCCGTGCTGCCAGGACCATGACTGAAGGCTCGCCCCTGACCGCTCATCTGGTATGGGAACAGATCGCCCGCGCCCGACACCTGTCGCTGGCTCAAGTCTTTCAGATGGAATACACCATGAGCCTCAATTGCTGCCGTCATCCGGAGCTCAGCGAGGGCGTGCGGGCACGGTTGATCGACAAAGACCGGAAACCTCACTGGCACTGGCCGGACATCAACAATGTGCCGGAGGCTGCGGTGGAGGCGCATTTCCATAAGGCCTGGGAAGGCCGGCATCCTCTGGCTGATCTCTCGGAATACTAAAAATCGGGCACAAAAAAAAGCGGCGCTTAATGCACCGCTTTTTCATTGAGTGGTTTACCGGTGGTTGACTCGGCCATCCCGATCGCCATCACGGTGATCGCCCCTACCGCCACGATGATCCGACCTATTGTGGCCTCGATAGTCATCGTTCCGACCGCCTCGTTGACGGCCGTCCCAGCCGCCGCGGTCATGACGGTCCCATCCACGATTCTGGTAGACGCGGTAGTCAGCTCGTGGCGCCGGCTGGTAATAACGTGGTGCCGATTGATAAACCCGCGGCTGGTGGTAATAACGCGGCGTTGGCTGGTAATACCGTGCAGGCGGTGAGTAATACCGGCGCGGCGCGGAGTAGTAACGGCCATCGGAGTAATAAGACCCGCCACCGGAGTAATACGGTGCTGGGGATGTATAGACCTCGGAACGGTAATAGCCGGATCCTCCATCGGAATAGGGCACGCATGCACCAAGAGACAGTCCCGATAAAACAATCAGCAGAATTTGGCGGAGCTTTTTTTGACAGAGCATGGCGGCCTCCTGGACCGCGGGTGAGCCATGCCAGCGACGCTGGCAGGCGACAGTCAATTGTTCGCGACTGTCGAAAGATCAGACAGTGAAATCGGAATCTGGTGCGCTCTTGCAACACGTTGAAACAAGTAGTCGATGAAAGTTTTTTCATCTACCGAAAGAAAATGGCGCCTCCGTAAGACCGGACGCGCCATCGTATTCATGACCTGATCAACGATGCCCGCGATAGTGTCCACCGTGGTAATGACGGGGTCCACGTCCACCGTAGTAAAAATAGCGATAGCCCCCGTAAAAACGCGGGCCGCCGTAGTAGTAAGGAGAGTAGTAATAGCCAGGGTAGTAATAAGGTGTCGAATAAACGTCGGCACCACCTACGTAGTAATAGCAGCCGGACAAGCCCAAACCAAAAAACACACAGAGCAGTATTCGGCGGAGCTTTTTCTGACAAAGCATGGCGGCCTCCTGGAAGACCCGCAAACAGCAGTCGGCACAGGCCGGCTGACACCTGTTTTGACTTTCAAACCGGCACCGAGTGCCAGACGGCGTCTGGCCTTCAGATCAGCGGCCAGCTGCAGCCGGCTTGCGCAGGAGTGCTTGCCGGCCGATCATGCGCGGTCTCGGGCCAGACAAACCGGCCGTAACCGAATGCCCCCTTCATGAATAAACCTGACCTCTGCCCGGCCTGCGGCGCCTCCAACGACTGCAGCCTGGCTGACCCGCGAACCGTCGATCATGCCTGTTGGTGCTACGGCGTCAGCATCGACCCGGCGGTGCTCCAGGCGCTGCCGGCCGAGCTGCGCGACAAGTCCTGCCTGTGCCCGGCCTGTGCCCGGGTCGAGGTGCAGTTGCAAGCAGCCGCCTGGCCGATCACGTAAGATGCGCCCCCCTTTTCCCACCGATCCCTAGTCATGCGCGTTGACCGCTTTCTCAGCAACCTGCCCCGCTTCAACCGCAAGCAGGTACGCCTGTTGCTGGTGGAAAAGCGCATCAGGGTCGACGGAAACATCGTCAGCGACCCTCACGCCGAGGTGCTCGAGTTCAGCCGCGTGGAAGTTGACGATGAGGTGCTGCAAGTCGGTAAACCGACCCGCTACTTCATGCTCCACAAACCGCCCGGCTGCGTCAGCGCCACCCGCGACCCGCAACACCCGACCGTGCTCGACCTGATCCATGAACCGGACAAGGATGACCTGCACATTGCCGGTCGCCTGGACTTCAACACCACCGGCCTGATGCTGATCACCAACGACGGCACCTGGTCGCGACGCCTGACCCAACCGCAAACCAAACTGCCCAAGGTTTACTACGTCGAGACCGAGCAGGACATCACTGCCGAATACGCGATCACCTTCGCCAAAGGGCTGTATTTCGCCTTCGAAGACCTCACCACACAACCTGCCGAACTGGTCGTGCTCGGAGCAAAATCGGCGCGTTTGAGCATTGTCGAGGGCCGCTATCATCAGGTAAAACGGATGTTCGGCCACTTCGACAACAAGGTGTTGCGCCTGCACCGCGAACGCATGGGGCCGCTGCTGCTCGACGACGCGTTGAAGCCTGGCGAATACCGGCCGCTGAGCGACGAAGAGATCCGATTGATCTAAGCAGACGACCGCTCAGCAGAAGTTGTCGAACATTTTACGAAAGATACTTGCGCGATGACGTGACCCCTGCTTGAATCAGGACGTCGGCGCGAAATGTGACCGACGAGTCACCAAAACTACTCTAAGAAACTTTTTGCCGGCAGAGAACCCTCAGGTTCCGCATTCCCCCGGCAAACTGCCCGCTTATAACAATACCCGTCGACCGGCCTTCAATGGATCGACATGGGCCTTCAAAAATTCCAGGCGTATGCCTACCTGTCACAAAGCTCGTGCAATCTGATTTGCGCGCATACCCGCTTGCCAGGAGTCTTTGACATGAGGCCAGAAATCGCTGTGCTGGATATACAGGGTCAGTATCGGGTTTACACGGAGTTCTATCGCGCAGACGCCGCAGAGAAGACCATTATTCTGGTCAACGGCTCGATGTCCACGACTGCGTCGTTTGCACAGACCGTGAAAAACCTTTATCCGCAGTTCAATGTGGTGTGCTACGACCAGCCCTACGCGGGCAAGTCCAAAGCGCACAACCTGCATGAGAAAATGCTCACCAAGGAAATCGAAGGGCAGATCCTCCTTGAGCTGATCGACCACTTCGCCGCCGAACACGTGCTGTCGTTTTCCTTTGGTGGCGCTGCCACGCTCGTCGCCCTCGCCCAACGGCCACGGCGCATCGAAAAGGCTGTGATCAGCTCGTTCTCGCCGGTGGTCAACGAACACATGCTCGACTACCTTGAACGCGGTGTCGACTACCTCGGCAGCCGTGACGGTGACCGGGTCGGCCATCTGGTGAACAGCACCATTGGCAAACACCTGCCCTCGCTGTTCAAGCGCTTCAACTACCGTCACGTCAGCAGCTTGGCCGAACATGAATACGGGCAGATGCATTTCCACATCAACGACGTACTCAACAGCGACCGCCAGTGCTACCTGAACGCGGCGAAGAAAATCAACGTGCCGGTACTGTTCATGAACGGCGAATGGGACGAGTACACCACCGCCGCCGATGCCAGGCTGTTCGCTGGCCATGTGCAACACAGCACCTTCAGTACCCTTCAGGCCACCGGCCACTTTCTCGACATGGAACACAAAACCGCTTGCCAGGACAGCCGCAATGCACTGCTGGGCTTCCTGAAACCGGCGCAACTCGAAAGCCGACCGCGTTACCACTACGTCCAGGACCACCATGCACTGGCAATCTGAAACAGAGTCATCGCGAGCAAGCTCCGCCCTACCGTGTTGAACGCACTCCTGTAGGCGCGAGGCTTGCCCGCGATAGACCGCAAAGCGGTCTCTGGTTCGTTTCACCTGTGCTAAAGCCATCGCCATAAAGAAAAACTTCAAATCCGCGCTCACATCTGGTACAAAGTCAGCCGCTCTGAGCGGGTGTCGTATAATGGCATTACTCCAGCTTCCCAAGCTGATAACGAGGGTTCTTATAGGACATCCCGTTTTGTGAGCAAAGAAATATGTGTAATGCGGGTATAGTTTAGTGGCAAAACGAAAGCTTCCCAAGCTTTAGTTGAGGGTTCGATTCCCTCTACCCGCTCCACAACACAGCACCACGCCCCAGCAAATATGGACTTCCCCTCCCTGATCCCTGATCAGCATTCCCTCCATCCCAACCTACTTTCCAATCGCACACCCCCTTCCCTCCGCGCCAATAAACAACCATCCGCGATCACATCAAGTTGTGAATAAAGAAACCCTGAAACGCACGCCAAACGGTAACTATCGGACGCAGTGAATACACGCTAGGCAGTGAGACCTGCATGAGGCAGGAAATCATAGAGAACCTCCGTCGCGCATCAGACCAAGACAACCTACAAAACTCCACTGAGAGCTCTAAGCCCATACAGCATTCGCACAGCAGCGTGCCCGACGGATGTCTGGCTTATCGAGCACAGGGAACCGGACAAGAGACGCGAATGATGTGGGAGTTATTGCCAAAGAAACTGCGGAGGGAATAAGCGACTTCCCATAAATCTACGAATGACGGAAGGCTCGAAACGCCGATATTCCTGAGAACAGCCAAAAGCAAAGTTTTAATTCCAAAAAGGAATTACACAATTTAAATGTTAGATGCGTAGAATTCGGCGCGAATTTATACACCATCATGCCTGGCGCGTCAATATATGCTTAATGTTTTTACACGGAATTGTCAGTCTTCTCCATTCCCAAGCGCAGATACTCGGCTGTCAGCTCGGGCCCTCCAGGTCGGAAGGAGAGCCCTGTGAAGCATGTTTACCTCATTCAGATGGACACACCCCGCCTATTCGAGGTAGCCACCGAACGCCCGATTGACGCCTTCAACAGGTATGCGGGATACAAGACGAAAGAAGTGGGTCATGCGTTTGGTGAATCTGTGCCCTACCAATATTGCAGCTCGGTAGCTCATTTCTTCGACTACTGCTACGAAACAGGTGTGATGGGAGGCCAGCCCATGCCACCCGAAGTCGCTCAAAAGACCATTAACCTGTACTGGGAGTTTTTGACCAAAGGGGTTAACAGCACTGATTTCATCGTGCGCCGAGCTGCTAAAGCCCTGGGAAAGACTCCAGTCAAAACTGTGAGTGCTCAAAAGTATTTGGCCGGGGTTAATGACTTCCTTCGCACCAGCCAAATGAAGCTCAATGACTTGGCATCC belongs to Pseudomonas sp. B21-015 and includes:
- a CDS encoding tripartite tricarboxylate transporter TctB family protein, translating into MLIQRIFASVLLLACVGLALMAWPYQAAFSYEPVGPRAFPLLMLGLMGLALLYMVFRPAPIVHSDDDPKLDRETLTKIGLCVLLLLVFAGAFEPLGFIVASILIGVPMARLYGGRWLPSAVIISLMAIGLYLLFDKLMDVPLPLGVLDVLEN
- a CDS encoding tripartite tricarboxylate transporter permease: MDTLGYLGQGFGVALSPYNLVTALCGTLIGTVVGLLPGLGPINGVALLIPIAFALGLPPESALILLAAVYLGCEYGGRISSILLNIPGEASTVMTTLDGYPMARKGLAGVALSLSAWSSFIGAFIATCGMVLFAPLLAKWAIAFGPAEYFVLMVFAIVCLGGMAGDRPLKTFIAALIGLFLSSVGIDANSGVYRFTGDNIHLTDGIQFVVLVLGLFSISEILLLLEKTHRGQEAVKATGRMMFNFKEASAVFVVNVRCGLLGFIMGVLPGAGATLASAVAYMTEKRIAGAKGTFGQGDMRGLAAPETAIGGAACGALVPMLTLGVPGSGTTAVMIGALSLYNITPGPLLFQQQPDIVWGLIASLFVANVMLVILNIPMIRIFTRILAVPNWALVPVIAIITGIGVYAVHATTFDLFLMIGIGIFGYILRKLDFPLSPVLLGFILGGLMEQNLRRALSISNGALEILWSSPITFGCWVLTAIMLLMPLLRIWRKRSVARRAIADV
- a CDS encoding AbrB family transcriptional regulator, translated to MSDRTPFKAWWGTPLVGLLGGYLASQIGWPLPWMVGSLLAIILVRCLTPWQLAEIPGGRKCGQWIVGIGIGLHFTPVVMEQVLSHFGLIFFGALVTSLSAVVGVWLMRRTGEDRATAFFSSMPGGSGEMVNLGARNGAVLSRVAAGQSLRVLVVVLCVPAAFKYLLGGGALVLHPSTVNGWWLALLFPAGALAAWIWERLRQPNPWLFGPLLVSAAMSIGWDLHIGLPNGGSQIGQWLIGSGLGCHFNRQFFRRAPSFMGRTLIGTALTMLIATLAALGLSALTHLDLRSLTLGMMPGGIAEMSLTAETLQLSVPLVTAMQVMRLLFVLFLAEPLFRYWNREPDSP
- the ung gene encoding uracil-DNA glycosylase gives rise to the protein MTADDRIKLEPSWKEALRAEFDQPYMAELRTFLQQERAAGKEIYPPGPLIFNALNSTPLDKVKVVILGQDPYHGPGQAHGLCFSVQPGVPAPPSLVNIYKELKRDLNIDIPNHGYLQSWAEQGVLMLNTTMTVERANANAHAGKGWQYFTDRIIEVVSEHQPHLVFLLWGAHAQSKQKLIDATKHLVLTSVHPSPLSAYRGFLGCGHFSRANKFLEQNGETPIEWRLPSV
- a CDS encoding enoyl-CoA hydratase/isomerase family protein, with the translated sequence MNLHFEELTGTDGARIGIASLDAEKSLNALSLPMINALRDQLDAWAKEPQIVCVLLRGNGPKAFCAGGEVRSLVEACRAHPGEVPPLAAHFFAAEYRLDFNLHTYPKPLICWGHGYVLGGGMGLLQGASIRIVTPSSRLAMPEIGIGLYPDVGASWFLSRLPGKLGLFLGLTGAQMNGRDAIDLDLADRFLRDEQQQQLIEGLLQLNWQEQTAMQLNSLLKALQQEALVKMPEAQWLPRRQQIDELLDVSDVRCAWKAISLLRDHPDLLLSRAARTMTEGSPLTAHLVWEQIARARHLSLAQVFQMEYTMSLNCCRHPELSEGVRARLIDKDRKPHWHWPDINNVPEAAVEAHFHKAWEGRHPLADLSEY
- a CDS encoding cysteine-rich CWC family protein, with the protein product MNKPDLCPACGASNDCSLADPRTVDHACWCYGVSIDPAVLQALPAELRDKSCLCPACARVEVQLQAAAWPIT
- a CDS encoding pseudouridine synthase yields the protein MRVDRFLSNLPRFNRKQVRLLLVEKRIRVDGNIVSDPHAEVLEFSRVEVDDEVLQVGKPTRYFMLHKPPGCVSATRDPQHPTVLDLIHEPDKDDLHIAGRLDFNTTGLMLITNDGTWSRRLTQPQTKLPKVYYVETEQDITAEYAITFAKGLYFAFEDLTTQPAELVVLGAKSARLSIVEGRYHQVKRMFGHFDNKVLRLHRERMGPLLLDDALKPGEYRPLSDEEIRLI
- a CDS encoding alpha/beta fold hydrolase, with the translated sequence MRPEIAVLDIQGQYRVYTEFYRADAAEKTIILVNGSMSTTASFAQTVKNLYPQFNVVCYDQPYAGKSKAHNLHEKMLTKEIEGQILLELIDHFAAEHVLSFSFGGAATLVALAQRPRRIEKAVISSFSPVVNEHMLDYLERGVDYLGSRDGDRVGHLVNSTIGKHLPSLFKRFNYRHVSSLAEHEYGQMHFHINDVLNSDRQCYLNAAKKINVPVLFMNGEWDEYTTAADARLFAGHVQHSTFSTLQATGHFLDMEHKTACQDSRNALLGFLKPAQLESRPRYHYVQDHHALAI